The proteins below are encoded in one region of Syntrophotalea carbinolica DSM 2380:
- a CDS encoding bifunctional homocysteine S-methyltransferase/methylenetetrahydrofolate reductase, whose product MKRAEKSLMERLEQGVIVGDGAMGTLLYHRGVPLSTCFELLNLQHPETVRQIHRDYLAAGAQLLETNTFAANRLRLAAIGQEDQVRSINSLGAQLARQAAGSEALVAGAIGPLGRTPGETADLAGDERRELFREQMEGLAEGGADLLLLETFASLEELELAVTVASRIGLPIVAQMAFFEGGRTREGVTADEAARRLVAAGASLVGANCGSGPRDVLAVLRTMAAETDCPLSGFANSGFPEYVDGRYIYLATPEYFAARGREMVEAGARLIGGCCGTTPEHIRALAAAVADLKPAARCVVPALPKAATVATEPGPEHRGFLSAWGKRPIITVELDPPRGLDCDKILAGARRLADAGADAISLAENPLARIRMGNIALAKQIQDQIGIETIIHVTGRDRNLIGLHSEMMGAHLLGLRNVLAVTGDPVAVGGEAGASNVFDLNSIGVLQLLSALNNGHTLVGGELGEATRFQAGAAFNPNVSDMSGQLRRLKKKVAAGARFVQTQPIYSVDVLDAMLACLADIRIPILVGILPLVSERNAEFLHNEVPGILLPETVRARMRGTRGEEGKRQGLAIARELIEAGRGRVDGFYLMPPFGKVDIAVALIEVIRG is encoded by the coding sequence ATGAAACGCGCTGAGAAAAGCTTGATGGAACGTCTGGAACAAGGCGTTATCGTCGGCGACGGGGCCATGGGAACGCTGCTTTACCATCGTGGGGTACCTCTGTCGACCTGCTTTGAACTCCTGAACCTGCAACATCCGGAAACGGTGCGGCAGATACATCGGGATTACCTGGCCGCCGGTGCCCAACTGCTGGAGACCAACACGTTTGCCGCCAACCGGTTGCGCCTGGCGGCGATAGGCCAGGAAGATCAGGTGCGATCGATCAATAGCCTCGGCGCACAACTGGCCCGCCAGGCAGCCGGATCCGAAGCGCTGGTGGCGGGAGCCATCGGTCCTTTAGGCCGCACCCCCGGCGAAACCGCCGATCTTGCCGGCGATGAGCGTCGCGAGCTGTTTCGCGAACAGATGGAAGGTCTGGCCGAAGGTGGCGCCGACCTGCTGTTGCTGGAAACCTTTGCCAGCCTCGAAGAACTGGAACTGGCTGTAACCGTCGCCAGCCGGATCGGCCTGCCGATCGTGGCACAGATGGCCTTTTTCGAAGGCGGTAGAACCCGGGAAGGGGTTACCGCAGACGAAGCGGCCCGCCGCCTGGTGGCTGCCGGGGCATCGCTGGTGGGAGCCAATTGCGGATCCGGCCCCAGGGATGTGCTGGCGGTGTTGCGGACCATGGCAGCCGAAACGGATTGCCCCCTGTCCGGCTTTGCCAACAGCGGTTTTCCCGAATACGTCGATGGCCGCTACATCTATCTGGCGACGCCCGAATACTTTGCCGCCCGCGGGCGGGAAATGGTCGAGGCCGGGGCACGTCTGATCGGCGGCTGCTGTGGCACCACGCCGGAACATATCCGCGCCCTGGCCGCCGCCGTGGCCGATCTCAAACCCGCAGCCCGCTGTGTGGTTCCCGCGCTGCCCAAGGCAGCCACCGTGGCCACCGAACCGGGACCGGAACACCGAGGCTTTCTGTCTGCCTGGGGAAAGCGTCCGATCATCACGGTGGAACTCGACCCGCCTCGGGGACTGGATTGCGACAAGATCCTGGCGGGAGCCCGACGCCTGGCGGACGCCGGCGCCGATGCCATCAGCCTGGCCGAAAACCCCCTGGCCCGTATCCGTATGGGAAATATCGCCCTTGCCAAACAGATTCAGGACCAGATCGGCATAGAAACGATCATTCACGTCACCGGGCGGGATCGTAACCTCATTGGTCTGCACTCGGAGATGATGGGCGCCCATCTGCTGGGACTGCGCAATGTGCTGGCGGTAACAGGCGATCCCGTTGCGGTCGGCGGCGAAGCCGGAGCCAGCAACGTCTTCGATCTGAACTCCATCGGCGTGCTGCAACTGCTTAGCGCCCTCAACAACGGGCACACCCTGGTGGGGGGGGAACTTGGCGAGGCGACACGCTTCCAGGCCGGAGCGGCCTTTAATCCCAACGTTTCGGACATGAGCGGTCAGCTGCGACGCTTGAAAAAGAAAGTTGCCGCCGGGGCCCGCTTTGTCCAGACCCAGCCGATCTATTCGGTCGACGTTCTTGACGCCATGCTCGCTTGTCTGGCGGATATCCGGATTCCGATCCTGGTCGGTATCCTGCCGCTGGTCAGCGAACGCAATGCCGAATTTCTGCATAACGAGGTGCCCGGCATCCTGCTGCCGGAAACGGTGCGCGCACGCATGCGCGGCACGCGCGGCGAGG
- the rpe gene encoding ribulose-phosphate 3-epimerase — MIKIAPSILSADFSRLGEEIAAIDKGGADYVHIDVMDGHFVPNITIGPLVVEAARRVTDLPLDVHLMIENPDRYIPDFAKAGADIITVHYEAVPHLHRTVQLIHSLGKKAGVSINPATPINCLDVILEELELVLIMSVNPGFGGQQFIPACLPKIEALRNTIERRGLSVELEVDGGVKLDNIARIAGAGAQVMVAGSAVYGTDDYAATIASLKTAAAGEIR, encoded by the coding sequence ATGATCAAAATCGCCCCATCCATTCTGTCCGCAGATTTTTCCCGCCTGGGCGAGGAAATCGCCGCCATCGACAAAGGCGGCGCCGATTATGTCCATATCGATGTCATGGACGGCCATTTCGTGCCCAACATCACCATCGGGCCACTGGTTGTGGAGGCCGCCCGCCGGGTAACCGACCTGCCGCTGGACGTGCATCTGATGATCGAAAATCCGGATCGCTACATCCCCGATTTCGCCAAAGCCGGGGCCGATATCATCACCGTGCATTACGAAGCCGTTCCCCATCTGCACCGAACCGTGCAGCTCATCCATAGCCTGGGGAAAAAGGCCGGAGTGTCCATTAACCCGGCGACACCGATCAACTGCCTCGATGTGATCCTCGAAGAGCTTGAACTGGTGCTGATCATGTCCGTCAACCCCGGATTTGGCGGCCAGCAGTTTATTCCGGCCTGTTTGCCCAAGATAGAGGCCTTGCGCAATACCATCGAGCGCCGCGGGCTCTCTGTGGAACTCGAAGTCGACGGCGGCGTCAAGCTTGACAACATTGCCCGCATCGCCGGCGCGGGTGCCCAGGTCATGGTGGCGGGGAGCGCTGTTTACGGTACGGACGACTATGCCGCCACCATTGCCTCTCTGAAAACGGCGGCAGCAGGAGAAATTCGGTGA
- a CDS encoding CoA pyrophosphatase, whose product MLDPEQVRHDLSRHTCRHIEPGGLKPSAVMLLFYPKDASDTILFTRRTAHLSHHAGEIAFPGGGAHRDDTDLCATALRETEEEMGIRPQDITVLGRLDDFISVYGFHVVPFVGTIPSGYPFAANHHEIAEVIEVPVAQLCDPGIYHTENWEHRGRLYPVCFFNVEDYQIWGLTGAILRQFLQRTGQLPPGDLYGARP is encoded by the coding sequence ATGCTGGATCCCGAACAGGTCCGTCACGACCTGTCGCGACATACCTGCCGCCACATCGAACCGGGGGGGCTCAAGCCATCGGCCGTCATGCTGCTGTTTTACCCCAAGGACGCTTCCGACACCATTCTCTTTACCCGCCGCACTGCGCATCTGTCTCATCACGCCGGGGAAATCGCCTTTCCAGGCGGTGGGGCCCATAGGGACGACACCGACCTCTGCGCCACGGCCCTGCGCGAAACCGAAGAAGAAATGGGTATCCGTCCGCAAGACATCACGGTATTGGGCCGGCTGGATGACTTCATTTCCGTGTACGGCTTCCACGTCGTGCCCTTTGTCGGCACCATCCCCAGCGGCTATCCCTTTGCCGCCAACCATCATGAAATAGCTGAAGTGATTGAAGTGCCGGTGGCGCAACTGTGCGATCCCGGCATTTACCATACCGAAAACTGGGAGCACCGAGGGCGGCTCTATCCGGTCTGTTTCTTCAACGTCGAGGATTATCAGATCTGGGGGCTCACCGGGGCGATCCTGCGCCAATTTCTGCAACGTACCGGTCAACTGCCGCCGGGGGATCTTTATGGAGCCAGGCCATGA